One genomic segment of Ignavibacteriota bacterium includes these proteins:
- a CDS encoding NAD(P)H-binding protein → MNIILGASGQVGNAVVENLMTKHAQIKAVVRNKEKAAKLLSNGIQVSVADFFDLPALKESLKDGDVIFVLTPEASHSNDVIGDTKKILKNLEIAIESSRISKIIGLSSMGAQHPNGTGNLEMSYLLEHSFNNIAVLKIFVRPAYYFSNWLPYLPLVKEYGVLPTFFPIDLKIPMISPMDVAQFVSNIIIKDFDESQIFEVQGPESYSTRDVAKILKDILNKEIEVQQIEREKWEDTIKQIGFSEDATKNLVKMIEAVIDGKAIAENNNANLVTLNTSLSDYFKGNIK, encoded by the coding sequence ATGAATATTATTTTAGGGGCATCTGGGCAAGTTGGAAATGCCGTCGTTGAAAATTTAATGACAAAACACGCTCAAATTAAAGCAGTTGTTAGAAATAAAGAAAAAGCAGCCAAATTATTAAGTAATGGTATTCAAGTTTCAGTTGCAGATTTTTTCGATTTGCCAGCATTAAAAGAATCGTTGAAAGATGGTGATGTAATTTTTGTACTAACTCCCGAAGCCAGTCATTCAAATGATGTTATTGGAGATACCAAAAAAATATTAAAAAATCTAGAAATTGCTATTGAATCTTCAAGAATAAGTAAAATTATAGGTTTGTCATCTATGGGAGCTCAACATCCAAACGGAACCGGAAATCTTGAAATGTCATATCTGCTTGAACATTCATTTAATAATATTGCAGTACTGAAAATATTTGTAAGACCAGCCTATTATTTTAGCAATTGGTTACCATATTTACCATTAGTAAAGGAATATGGTGTTTTACCAACATTTTTCCCAATTGATTTGAAAATACCAATGATATCACCGATGGACGTTGCACAATTTGTGTCAAATATTATTATCAAAGATTTTGATGAATCACAAATATTTGAAGTACAAGGACCTGAATCATACAGCACGAGAGATGTTGCAAAAATATTAAAAGATATTTTAAATAAAGAAATTGAAGTTCAACAAATAGAAAGAGAAAAATGGGAAGATACTATTAAACAAATTGGATTTAGTGAGGATGCAACCAAAAATCTTGTGAAAATGATTGAAGCAGTAATTGATGGTAAAGCGATAGCAGAGAATAACAATGCAAACTTAGTAACGCTTAATACTTCATTAAGTGATTATTTTAAAGGAAATATTAAATAA